GGGCAGAAAGCTAATGCTTCCCTGCCTCATCCACACTGAGTCAAGGCCAGAGCAACTCCTCCCAAGGCTTTCCTGCACATACATGCAAAATTCCTAAAATGATTTTTATCAAGCTTTTCATTTACCTTTCAGTACCAGACTTAGCTCCAGCCAGGAGGGCaatgaacttttaaaagcagcagccatggcAGCACCACTGCCTCCTCCACGCTGCGTGTGCTCcgtctgctcagctctggcagcacagagagctctgcagggtCACTGTGTCAGCAGATGCAGATTTTTGCAACTCTGAAACAGGTAACAGCTCCGGAGCCAGATGCTAAAGGCAGAAGCATCCCTCCCTTTCACAGGTGGCAGATGACAGCAGAATGTCATCAGCTACCACAAAGAAGCCCTCAAACTGCTTTGAGCCCTGATGGTGAACGCCAACCTCACCATCTCCTTTCCTGCACACTTCAGTCCTTAGGAAAAAGCCAAGTATCAAAACCACCGtttggggtggggaaaaaaaaaaaatcccacattttCTAGTTTCATAACTGCAGGCTGTCAAGCTGGATTCcaattcagtttttcttgtgCCCTAACGCGAGCTCTGCTTTTTCCAGAAATTTCTCCTGGCTTGAAAGGTTCACTCCCCTCCTTTGCCGCGGGTTGGGTGCTGTGTTTGGACACACCGCCTTCACCCAGTGACTCTCCCCACGTTCACAGGGACACGGTGGCACCCAGCTGCTAGGTACAGCTTAAAGCTGCCCCGGTCCCTCTCACCTCTGCCAAAAGCTGAtgctcagcagcatcccctGTTCAAACAGTGGCTACTTCGTAGCTAaaagttctttttctgcagCGGTACGGATCAGAACACCggcagcagcaggcactgaaGCGCTTCCACCCGCAGCTCTGCGCTGCTCCCAACCCCAGCGCAGATGTAGcaagagggggagaaggggtggTGCAAGTCTTTCCTAGTCCTTCTATCGCAGGGACGAAGGGCTCCTGCCGTGGAtttccccccccacctccctctaTCAGTGGTCTTTAAGAGGCTCACAGTATGCACCACACTGCTTTAAAGCAGCAAAGCTTCtggaaaacccaaacaaaaggaACGTCACCAGGTGACGTCAGCCTATATACAGCCCTGTGTGGTCGCAGCGCATAAGCAAATCCATTCTTGTACTGCTTCcctgaaaagcttttcagtaAATGCACTCATGCTACTACAGGAGCTTCTCTCGGCAATAAGCCACCCATCTGCCATCAACAAGTTAGGGCTAAAGGGAGCCACAGCTGTGGAAAAAGGAAACGGGAGCCTCAATTAAacagctgagcagccccagaggaTGAAAACTTGTATTAAGCCTTGATTTCCAAATCGCAGACCTGTCAGAGGAGAGCGAGCCCGTGATTTCAAAAGGAATACTCCGAGAGAGCACGGTGGATTCAATTTTGCACTAATATCAAAGGACACGAAACCCAGTAAATAATTCAAAGGCTATCTTACATTAGAGCCTTTTACAGACTCACCACGTTGAGTCTCAAACTACGACTGAATGCAACCTCCAATGTACTCAAAAGAATGGGTAAGTTCCTGCGTTTCTCTATACCCTGTGTAATGAATGACTGGCTGTGCTTTAAATGAGCAGTTAGGTGCTAAAGCAGATTCTTGTTTTGCACTGAAccttatgaggaaaaaaatatgttttccgATTGTGACACTGTAATCCTCCGTAATAGAGATAAAGACTGATCCTAAGTGTAATATCCCAGTATTCTGTGTTTCGTAGTAAAGTTGTTTCTTGCATTTAGAATTAGCTTGTCAGAAATGCATGGCAATGTTATCTGCAGTGAAATCTTCCATCGTGATGTTCAAAGTATACTGATAAGGCTATCCTATCTTGTTGTTTTCCTAAATTATATTCTGCAGGCTTACATTTCAAGTGGCCATTAGGGGCTCGTATGCTGGCAGCACTATATGCAATGAGtatggttttaaaaatgctgcCTGCCTTGGGCATGGCTTGTCCACCAAAATGTCgctgtgagaagctgctcttTTACTGTGACTCTCAGGGGTTTCACTCAGTGCCAAACACCACTGAAAAGGGCTCGCTAGGTTTGTCACTGAGGCACAATTATATTTCTGAACTTGAAAGGGATCAATTTGCAAGCTTCAGTCAACTTACTTGGCTTCACTTAGATCATAATCAAATTGCAACAGTCAGAGAAGATTCTTTTCAAGGACTGTATAAACTTAAGGAATTAGTCTTAAGTTCCAACAAAATCTTTCATTTGCCAAACACAACTTTTAGCCAGCTGCTTAACCTGCAGAATTTGGACCTCTCTTTTAATCAGTTATCCTCTCTGCACCCCGAGCTCTTCTATGGTCTTCGCAAGCTACAGACCTTGCACTTACGTTCCAACTCCCTGCGGACCATCCCAGTCCGCCTGTTCTGGGACTGTCGTAGCCTGGAGTTCCTGGATTTGAGCACAAACCGCTTGCGAAGTTTGGCTCGCAACGGATTTGCGGGATTAATCAAGCTGAGGGAGCTTCACCTAGAGCACAACCAGCTGACAAAGATTAATTTTGCTCACTTCCTCCGTCTGAGCAGCCTGCACACGCTCTTCTTGCAGTGGAACAAAATTAGCAACTTGACATGTGGGATGGAGTGGACCTGGGGCACCTTAGAAAAGCTCGATTTGACTGGAAACGAAATCAAAGCCATCGACCTAACAGTCTTTGAAACTATGCCTAACCTTAAAACCCTCCTCATGGATAACAACAAGCTCACCACTCTGGATTCCAAGATCCTAAGGTCACTGACATCCCTCACCACCGTGGGCCTCTCCGGCAATCTGTGGGAATGCAGCCCAAAGATCTGCGCCTTGGCCACATGGCTGAGTGGCTTCCAAGGTCGGTGGGAGCACTCCATCCTGTGCCACAGCCCTGACCACACCCAGGGAGAGGATATTCTGGATGCAGTGTATGGTTTTCAGCTTTGCTGGAATTTATCGACTGTTGTTACGCCCCTGGCTACGACCGAGGCGGCTCCGACCACCGAGTACACAAAAAGAACCAGCTCTTCTCATTTCCATGTGGGAGACAAAGAGATTCCAACTACAGCAGGCATGGTCGTTACCACTGAAGAACCTTTCCCCGAGCCAAACAATGCCATCTTCACTCAGAGGGTAATTACAGGAACAATggctttattgttttctttcttttttatcatttttatagTGTTCATCTCCAGGAAGTGCTGCCCTCCCACACTAAGAAGAATTAGGCAGTGCTCAATGATTCAAAACCACAGGCAGCTCCGATCCCAAACCCGGCTGCATATGGCAAATATGTCAGACCAAGGACCCTACAACGAATACGAACCCACCCACGAAGGACCCTTCATCATCATCAATGGCTACGGACAGTGCAagtgccagcagctgccctATAAAGAATGTGAAGTATAATGCCTACTCCATGCCATCCCAAGTTAAATCAGCTAAGtaacctattttaaaaaattgtaggGGACCTACATCAGATTCCAGTTTTTACAAACACTGACATAAACCTAATTTTCCAAGCTACTTAATGGAAACATTGTTCATGGAGTGGTGCCGTACTTTtaagttgtttgggtttttttttaaagaaaaaagaaatccataatattttcagtgttaaagAAGCAATGATTAAATTAAACTTGCACTCCTAATGTTGAAAAGTCTAAAGAGATGCTCACCTCAAACTATGTAAAATGTTTCATGTTATGTAATTATATGACTGTGTGTAAACATTTATCCCCGAGTCTTCATATTCTACTTTTTCTAACGAAAACAGTCGGAGGGGAAGGAGAGTGGATCTCTGCACAGAGACCTgcggggacacacacacacgctcCGTTTGTTCCACTGCAGCTGTAGGATCCCAAACACCCCAGCTGGCTCCCTTCACTTGAAAGGCAGCCGTGGAGGAAGATTTTCCTCCTCTCATCATTTCGCTCCAGtaaaaaaggggaggggaagcaacaacaacaacaacaaaaacagagcagcaaaggTCCGGGTGAGAATTTCAGTGCATTGGGGAGCAGTGGATTTCTCTGAGATCCAGGTTTCCTATCTGCATTCCTAGTCTGGCTTGCTTCAAGGGACCTTCCTCAGGACATGCAGGGGAAGGAGCAGTTCACAGGGTCACCAGTTATCATCAGGAGGGTCACAGATCAGCAGCAGGACTCTCCAGGCACTTGGAAAGTAGGCAGCAGAGCTCAGTTAGGAAGGCTCAGGACGACAGGATTGAGTCGAAATATTAAGTCCATTCAGTTCTTATCCTCTCTCTGGTTTGGACTTGACGCTGCTTTTCATGAATCCTGGGCTAATGACTTGCCACTATAAATAAAGGCCATTTCCACACCTTTTTTCATGTGTAAATACCCTTAATGCaagtttttcttaattaaaagtaAATCTCAACTGCAAGGttaaggagaaggaaggaaggaaggaagaagcctCTCTTTGTCCCCCCGCTGCCCCCCCAGCTGAAGCTTCCTCTTGCCTGGAAGCTATTTTCATGCTCCAACTCCAGTGGTTTCTCTGGAGACAGAATTAGGCCCTGTAATATAAGCACTCACTTGTCCTCCTCTTTCAGAATTCAAGGTAAttaccagtttaaaaaaaaaaaaaaaaaaaaaagagtaaaaatacaTACCTTCTGACAAGTTAGGATAATGAGTTTATAGAATAGttcactgaaaaatgtttcatttcttaCTTGATATGGGACAGAACCTAAACTAGTATGccataaaaaaatcatatatagagagatatatacacacacatgcacttCATTCTTAAGGAgtaatttgctttctttatcCAGAAGTACCATATTGCTATTTCTACTATATTGTGAaattatatgtaaatatttgcagATCTATGCAGCGATGGTGGCATTCAGATGCCACGGGGGTGGGGGCAAGGGGGGTTCTGCAAAGCATTTCACTATTTTTAAGTCAACTGCTCAAATATTGTAAACATTCTAACCAAAGCTAAAAGAACCAGAGggatggaaattttttttaatatatatacacacacacatgtatagAACTAAAAAGTGTCGTGTCCAATGCTGCAGTGTTAAACAACTACCAGCACACAAATCAAGAAAAATGCCTCACAGTTTTGACATACCTTGAGGACAACAGTAATTACAGTATGCTAATTGTGTTGTACTAAGCTATTCCacaatgggttttttttcaaacaggaaaaaaaaaaatcactgcataaaaatgtttgctgtttCACTCTGCTTTTATATATCTGTATCACTACTTAGTGAGGTATTTAGGGTGCAATTATACAACAGTTTGATGTTGATTGTGAAATTAATTCATCCAAGGCAATTACAGCAAGATAAGTGTGACTTTAAGATTTTACATAAAGATTTTTTCCATTACTGGTTTTGAAGATATTAATTCCCATCATTTCACTTTTCCAGACAGTGCCCTTCTTATCAAACAGATAATGTGTTTACTTCCACTGACTGTAGTTAATGGAAGAGacttgggttttgtgggtttttgggaGCCTTTAACACTGCACTGAGCCACTTTACACCTATTGTAGGAAATCAGTTTACTGCTTTCAACTGGATACAACAAatcctgcagggcagagggacAAAGAGCGAGTATTTGCAATTATTAAATCCCACATGAGCCAGCAGGCCAGACCTGAGCtgataaatacaaaaatgtgttGGTCTCCAAGGGTATTTAGCTGCTTGCTTTCTCCTCACCAGGAGTAAGTGCTCACAGCTCTTCCCTTACATCCAAGGCTTTTGCCCATCACCACCTCAGCCACATCCTGCCCCTGGCTGTGCCCCCCCTTACCTTGCACTGACACCACAGTCTGCACCACCAGCACCTGGGGAGCAGACACTCTGGGGAATGATTGTCATGTACAGCTGTAGGACACCAGCAGATAAAGTTATAAGTGAGCTCATTAATTACCCTGGCAGCCCAATAATCTTGCTACGCTATCATCAACCCTAAAATGTCAATGCTGAGCTCTGGTGTCCTCAGGTGCAGTTGCAGGAAGGAATCTCACCATCCCTGCTGTAACAATCCAAAAGGCACCACTCCAGCCTTCTACACAGCAaggagcagtggctgctggaCTGAAGCTCTGAGGTTCCCCCCAGGGTGGGGGTGCTCTCCAACACCCCGGCTCTGCCCACTACACCCGAGACCAGTGAGGCAGATgttccagcagtgctggatttcagccttttctccaCCCCAGCCACTCATACCATTTTTTCCGAGCACTAGAGAACTGTTGCAGTGTCTCCCTAAGCAAACACAGCCAGGCACCCAACTTCTCTCCTCCACCAGTATCCCCACTggtcctgcagcatccccactGGTCCTGCAGTGCTGCCTTGGCTTGCAGACAGGGAAGCAGGAGGCCAGCAGACAGAGCCTagcacagcactgctctgccttaCCCTGACTCTGTGCTATACCCTAATCCTCAGCCTGTTTCCCAAATGCCATGGTTTATGTCTGCCATTTCCAAAATCATTTGTTGCCAGGTTCCAGGCGTAAGCAAAGCGATTCTGCAAACATTACATTTAGGGTAACAGGTATC
This window of the Calypte anna isolate BGI_N300 chromosome 13, bCalAnn1_v1.p, whole genome shotgun sequence genome carries:
- the LRRTM2 gene encoding leucine-rich repeat transmembrane neuronal protein 2 produces the protein MGLHFKWPLGARMLAALYAMSMVLKMLPALGMACPPKCRCEKLLFYCDSQGFHSVPNTTEKGSLGLSLRHNYISELERDQFASFSQLTWLHLDHNQIATVREDSFQGLYKLKELVLSSNKIFHLPNTTFSQLLNLQNLDLSFNQLSSLHPELFYGLRKLQTLHLRSNSLRTIPVRLFWDCRSLEFLDLSTNRLRSLARNGFAGLIKLRELHLEHNQLTKINFAHFLRLSSLHTLFLQWNKISNLTCGMEWTWGTLEKLDLTGNEIKAIDLTVFETMPNLKTLLMDNNKLTTLDSKILRSLTSLTTVGLSGNLWECSPKICALATWLSGFQGRWEHSILCHSPDHTQGEDILDAVYGFQLCWNLSTVVTPLATTEAAPTTEYTKRTSSSHFHVGDKEIPTTAGMVVTTEEPFPEPNNAIFTQRVITGTMALLFSFFFIIFIVFISRKCCPPTLRRIRQCSMIQNHRQLRSQTRLHMANMSDQGPYNEYEPTHEGPFIIINGYGQCKCQQLPYKECEV